The following proteins are co-located in the Meriones unguiculatus strain TT.TT164.6M chromosome 4, Bangor_MerUng_6.1, whole genome shotgun sequence genome:
- the Ano8 gene encoding anoctamin-8 isoform X2 produces the protein MESRFGSGGDDKRLKCRDGVRRGRAKEAFVSSSWALAQWCHSGLHESEVPRRPGIPQPLTCPVLAMAEAASGAGGSTLEGERGKRPPPEGEPAAPASGVLDKLFGKRLLQAGRYLVSHKAWMKTVPTEDCDVLMTFPDTTDDHTLLWLLNHIRVGIPELIVQVRHHRHTGAYAFFVTATYESLLRGADELGLRKAVKAEFGGGTRSFSCEEDFIYENVESELRFFTSQERQSIIRFWLQNLRAKQGEALHNLRFLEDQPIIPELAARGIIQQVFPVHEQRILNRLMKSWVQAVCENQPLDDICEYFGVKIAMYFAWLGFYTSAMVYPAVFGSVLYTFTETDQTSRDVSCVVFALFNVIWSTLFLEEWKRRGAELAYKWGTLDSPGEAVEEPRPQFRGIRRISPITRAEEFYYPPWKRLLFQLLVSLPLCLACLICVFILMLGCFQLQELVLSVKGLPRLVRFLPKVMLALLVSVSAEGYKKLAVWLNDMENYRLESAYERHLIIKVVLFQFVNSYLSLFYIGFYLKDMDRLKEMLATLLITRQLLQNVREVLQPHLYHRLGRGELGLRAIGELARAMLGLLNPLRSDPQRHLETQADEGRAGSRRCLGGGCGAPEEEEEAAVERRPAGEGGEVPEGPRGAKEEEEEEEDDDDDDDDDDDDDDNEDRDEEGGLLDSGLRLKKVSFAERGAGRRRPGPGPDGLLEEGSPTMVEKGLEPGVFTLAEEDDEPEGLPGSPGSELPTVLLRRAGAEGGDQGPDGDPDTGSGEDTGRQKRQNRSSWIDPPEEEHSPQLTQAELESCMKKYEDTFQDYQEMFVQFGYVVLFSSAFPLAALCALVNNLIEIRSDAFKLCTGLQRPFGQRVESIGQWQKVMEAMGVLAIVVNCYLIGQCGQLQRLFPWLSPEAAIVSVVVLEHLALLVKYLIHAAIPDIPGWVAEEMAKLEYQRREAFKRHERQAQQRFQQQQRRRREEEERQRHAEQQARRERDAGGREEARAEVPGPEPAAERGAAKAKGGERPRRPGVLLPPGPVLRLKQIIPLQARPPAPAGCAPPPRSPADTRLPAFLSLRFLKAPERGPSPPRAGKLFAFAAREPAANGAPGGGARAHRSAGDESAAAEPEPRPDDAGPVSPPAGCWRWDAPWGCGDHPPRAPGPADGPAQPACWPAARH, from the exons ATGGAATCGAGGTTTGGCTCGGGCGGGGACGACAAGCGATTGAAGTGCAGAGACGGCGTGCGGCGCGGGCGGGCGAAAGAGGCCTTTGTCTCCTCCTCCTGGGCGCTCGCTCAGTGGTGCCACTCCGGTCTCCATGAGTCAGAGGTTCCCCGGCGCCCGGGCATCCCTCAGCCCCTGACCTGCCCTGTTCTCGCCATGGCCGAGGCGGCCTCGGGCGCCGGGGGCTCGACCCTGGAGGGTGAGCGGGGCAAGAGGCCCCCGCCCGAGGGCGAGCCTGCGGCGCCTGCGTCTGGAGTGCTGG ATAAACTATTTGGGAAGAGGCTCCTGCAGGCTGGCCGCTACCTGGTGTCTCACAAGGCCTGGATGAAGACGGTGCCCACTGAGGACTGTGATGTGCTCATGACCTTTCCAG ACACCACTGATGACCACACACTGCTGTGGCTGCTGAACCACATCCGTGTGGGCATTCCTGAGCTGATTGTGCAAGTTCGCCACCACCGTCACACGGGCGCCTATGCTTTCTTCGTCACTGCCACCTATGAGAG CCTACTCCGGGGGGCGGACGAGCTGGGTCTGCGCAAGGCCGTGAAGGCCGAGTTCGGTGGGGGTACCCGCAGCTTCTCCTGTGAAGAGGACTTCATCTATGAGAACGTGGAGAGCGAGCTGCGTTTCTTCACCTCGCAG GAGCGACAGAGCATCATCCGCTTCTGGTTACAGAACCTACGGGCCAAGCAGGGGGAGGCTCTACACAACTTGCGCTTTTTGGAGGACCAGCCAATCA TTCCAGAGCTGGCTGCCCGAGGCATCATACAACAGGTGTTTCCGGTTCATGAGCAGCGTATTCTGAACCGTctcatgaagtcctgggttcaggcCGTGTGTGAAAACCAGCCTTTAG ATGACATCTGTGAGTACTTTGGAGTGAAGATTGCCATGTACTTTGCCTGGCTGGGCTTCTACACATCTGCAATGGTTTACCCTGCTGTCTTTGGCTCTGTTCTGTATACATTCACTGAAACTGATCAG ACGAGCCGGGATGTTTCCTGTGTGGTCTTCGCTCTCTTCAATGTGATCTGGTCAACACTGTTCTTGGAGGAGTGGAAACGGAGGGGGGCAGAGCTGGCCTACAAGTGGGGGACACTAGACTCACCTGGGGAAGCTGTGGAAGAGCCTCGACCCCAGTTCAGG GGCATTCGGCGTATCAGCCCCATAACTCGAGCCGAGGAGTTCTACTACCCGCCCTGGAAGCGATTGCTCTTCCAGCTGCTCGTCAGcttgccactgtgcctggcctgtCTCATCTGCGTCTTTATACTGATGCTCGGCTGCTTCCAGCTGCAG gagctggtCCTGAGCGTGAAGGGGCTGCCACGCCTGGTCCGCTTCCTGCCCAAGGTCATGCTGGCCCTGCTGGTCAGTGTGAGCGCTGAGGGCTACAAGAAGCTAGCTGTGTGGCTCAACGACATGG AGAATTACCGGCTAGAGAGCGCCTACGAGAGGCACCTTATCATCAAAGTCGTCCTG TTCCAGTTTGTCAACTCGTACTTGAGTCTGTTCTACATCGGCTTCTACCTCAAAGACATGGACCGCCTGAAAGAG ATGCTGGCCACTCTGCTCATCACCCGGCAGCTGCTGCAGAATGTGCGCGAGGTGCTGCAGCCGCACCTTTACCACAGGCTGGGCCGCGGGGAGCTGGGCCTGCGCGCCATCGGGGAGCTGGCCCGGGCAATGCTGGGTCTGCTGAACCCCTTGCGCTCGGACCCCCAACGGCACCTGGAAACCCAGGCTGATGAGGGCCGAGCGGGGAGCCGCAGGTGTCTGGGCGGAGGCTGCGGGGCgcccgaggaggaggaggaggctgctgTGGAGCGGAGGCCAGCAGGGGAAGGCGGGGAGGTCCCAGAAGGTCCTCGGGGTgccaaggaagaggaggaggaggaggaggacgacgaCGACGatgacgacgacgacgacgacgacgatgACAACGAGGACAGGGACGAAGAAGGAGGTCTCCTGGACTCCGGGCTGCGCCTCAAGAAGGTCAGCTTTGCCGAGCGGGGCGCAGGGCGGCGCAGGCCAGGCCCGGGCCCCGACGGCCTCCTGGAGGAGGGGAGCCCCACCATGGTGGAGAAGGGGCTGGAGCCTGGTGTGTTTACGCTGGCCGAGGAAGACGATGAGCCGGAGGGGCTCCCAGGCAGCCCCGGCTCAGAGCTCCCTACTGTCTTGCTCCGCCGGGCGGGCGCCGAGGGCGGCGACCAGGGGCCTGATGGAGACCCAGACACTGGCTCTGGCGAAGATACTGGGAGACAGAAGAGACAGAACAGGTCTTCCTGGATTGACCCGCCAGAGGAGGAGCATTCGCCGCAGCTCAcacaggcagagctggagagctgcaTGAAAAAGTATGAG GACACGTTCCAGGACTACCAGGAGATGTTCGTGCAGTTCGGTTATGTAGTACTCTTCTCATCTGCCTTCCCACTGGCCGCCCTGTGCGCCCTAGTCAACAACCTGATTGAGATCCGAAGCGATGCCTTCAAGCTATGCACCGGCCTGCAGCGGCCCTTCGGTCAGCGCGTGGAGAGCATTGGCCAGTGGCAG AAGGTCATGGAGGCGATGGGCGTGCTGGCTATCGTGGTGAACTGCTACCTCATTGGCCAGTGTGGCCAGCTGCAGCGCCTGTTCCCCTGGCTGAGCCCAGAGGCAGCCATCGTGTCTGTGGTGGTGCTAGAG CATTTGGCTCTATTAGTCAAGTACCTCATCCACGCAGCCATTCCTGACATCCCAGGCTGGGTGGCTGAGGAGATGGCCAAACTCGAGTACCAGCGGCGGGAAGCCTTCAAG CGGCACGAGCGGCAGGCGCAGCAGCGcttccagcagcagcagcggcgccgccgggaggaggaggagcggcAGCGGCACGCGGAGCAGCAGGCGCGGCGGGAGCGCGACGCGGGCGGCCGCGAGGAGGCGCGCGCGGAGGTCCCGGGCCCCGAGCCCGCGGCGGAGCGCGGCGCGGCCAAGGCCAAGGGCGGCGAGCGGCCCCGACGGCCCGGAGTGCTGCTGCCGCCCGGCCCGGTACTGCGCTTGAAGCAGATCATCCCGCTGCAGGCCCGGCCGCCCGCGCCCGCCGGGTGCGCGCCCCCGCCGCGCTCTCCCGCCGACACGCGCCTGCCCGCCTTCCTCAGCCTGCGCTTCCTCAAGGCGCCGGAGCGCGGCCCGTCCCCGCCGAGGGCCGGGAAGCTGTTCGCCTTCGCGGCGCGGGAGCCCGCGGCCAACGGGGCCCCCGGGGGCGGCGCACGCGCGCACAGGAGCGCCGGGGACGAGTCCGCGGCCGCCGAGCCGGAGCCACGGCCAGATGACGCAG GGCCCGTCTCGCCGCCCGCCGGCTGCTGGCGCTGGGACGCTCCCTGGGGCTGCGGCGACCACCCGCCCCGTGCCCCCGGCCCCGCGGACGGCCCCGCGCAGCCCGCCTGCTGGCCCGCAGCCCGCCACTAG
- the Ano8 gene encoding anoctamin-8 isoform X4, translated as MESRFGSGGDDKRLKCRDGVRRGRAKEAFVSSSWALAQWCHSGLHESEVPRRPGIPQPLTCPVLAMAEAASGAGGSTLEGERGKRPPPEGEPAAPASGVLDKLFGKRLLQAGRYLVSHKAWMKTVPTEDCDVLMTFPDTTDDHTLLWLLNHIRVGIPELIVQVRHHRHTGAYAFFVTATYESLLRGADELGLRKAVKAEFGGGTRSFSCEEDFIYENVESELRFFTSQERQSIIRFWLQNLRAKQGEALHNLRFLEDQPIIPELAARGIIQQVFPVHEQRILNRLMKSWVQAVCENQPLDDICEYFGVKIAMYFAWLGFYTSAMVYPAVFGSVLYTFTETDQTSRDVSCVVFALFNVIWSTLFLEEWKRRGAELAYKWGTLDSPGEAVEEPRPQFRGIRRISPITRAEEFYYPPWKRLLFQLLVSLPLCLACLICVFILMLGCFQLQELVLSVKGLPRLVRFLPKVMLALLVSVSAEGYKKLAVWLNDMENYRLESAYERHLIIKVVLFQFVNSYLSLFYIGFYLKDMDRLKELLLLLSLTQSLERQLRAVLVPLAALRFRLLLLSLRGLLLMARAKMLATLLITRQLLQNVREVLQPHLYHRLGRGELGLRAIGELARAMLGLLNPLRSDPQRHLETQADEGRAGSRRCLGGGCGAPEEEEEAAVERRPAGEGGEVPEGPRGAKEEEEEEEDDDDDDDDDDDDDDNEDRDEEGGLLDSGLRLKKVSFAERGAGRRRPGPGPDGLLEEGSPTMVEKGLEPGVFTLAEEDDEPEGLPGSPGSELPTVLLRRAGAEGGDQGPDGDPDTGSGEDTGRQKRQNRSSWIDPPEEEHSPQLTQAELESCMKKYEDTFQDYQEMFVQFGYVVLFSSAFPLAALCALVNNLIEIRSDAFKLCTGLQRPFGQRVESIGQWQKVMEAMGVLAIVVNCYLIGQCGQLQRLFPWLSPEAAIVSVVVLEHLALLVKYLIHAAIPDIPGWVAEEMAKLEYQRREAFKPNVPPVTSGLLHFLLCLEKALCFYIAHHSLNFGMPTSPF; from the exons ATGGAATCGAGGTTTGGCTCGGGCGGGGACGACAAGCGATTGAAGTGCAGAGACGGCGTGCGGCGCGGGCGGGCGAAAGAGGCCTTTGTCTCCTCCTCCTGGGCGCTCGCTCAGTGGTGCCACTCCGGTCTCCATGAGTCAGAGGTTCCCCGGCGCCCGGGCATCCCTCAGCCCCTGACCTGCCCTGTTCTCGCCATGGCCGAGGCGGCCTCGGGCGCCGGGGGCTCGACCCTGGAGGGTGAGCGGGGCAAGAGGCCCCCGCCCGAGGGCGAGCCTGCGGCGCCTGCGTCTGGAGTGCTGG ATAAACTATTTGGGAAGAGGCTCCTGCAGGCTGGCCGCTACCTGGTGTCTCACAAGGCCTGGATGAAGACGGTGCCCACTGAGGACTGTGATGTGCTCATGACCTTTCCAG ACACCACTGATGACCACACACTGCTGTGGCTGCTGAACCACATCCGTGTGGGCATTCCTGAGCTGATTGTGCAAGTTCGCCACCACCGTCACACGGGCGCCTATGCTTTCTTCGTCACTGCCACCTATGAGAG CCTACTCCGGGGGGCGGACGAGCTGGGTCTGCGCAAGGCCGTGAAGGCCGAGTTCGGTGGGGGTACCCGCAGCTTCTCCTGTGAAGAGGACTTCATCTATGAGAACGTGGAGAGCGAGCTGCGTTTCTTCACCTCGCAG GAGCGACAGAGCATCATCCGCTTCTGGTTACAGAACCTACGGGCCAAGCAGGGGGAGGCTCTACACAACTTGCGCTTTTTGGAGGACCAGCCAATCA TTCCAGAGCTGGCTGCCCGAGGCATCATACAACAGGTGTTTCCGGTTCATGAGCAGCGTATTCTGAACCGTctcatgaagtcctgggttcaggcCGTGTGTGAAAACCAGCCTTTAG ATGACATCTGTGAGTACTTTGGAGTGAAGATTGCCATGTACTTTGCCTGGCTGGGCTTCTACACATCTGCAATGGTTTACCCTGCTGTCTTTGGCTCTGTTCTGTATACATTCACTGAAACTGATCAG ACGAGCCGGGATGTTTCCTGTGTGGTCTTCGCTCTCTTCAATGTGATCTGGTCAACACTGTTCTTGGAGGAGTGGAAACGGAGGGGGGCAGAGCTGGCCTACAAGTGGGGGACACTAGACTCACCTGGGGAAGCTGTGGAAGAGCCTCGACCCCAGTTCAGG GGCATTCGGCGTATCAGCCCCATAACTCGAGCCGAGGAGTTCTACTACCCGCCCTGGAAGCGATTGCTCTTCCAGCTGCTCGTCAGcttgccactgtgcctggcctgtCTCATCTGCGTCTTTATACTGATGCTCGGCTGCTTCCAGCTGCAG gagctggtCCTGAGCGTGAAGGGGCTGCCACGCCTGGTCCGCTTCCTGCCCAAGGTCATGCTGGCCCTGCTGGTCAGTGTGAGCGCTGAGGGCTACAAGAAGCTAGCTGTGTGGCTCAACGACATGG AGAATTACCGGCTAGAGAGCGCCTACGAGAGGCACCTTATCATCAAAGTCGTCCTG TTCCAGTTTGTCAACTCGTACTTGAGTCTGTTCTACATCGGCTTCTACCTCAAAGACATGGACCGCCTGAAAGAG CTGCTGCTACTCCTGTCCCTGACCCAGAGCCTCGAGCGGCAGTTGCGGGCGGTGCTGGTCCCGCTCGCGGCCCTGCGGTTCCGCCTGCTCCTCCTGTCCCTCCGGGGTCTCCTGCTCATGGCCCGGGCCAAA ATGCTGGCCACTCTGCTCATCACCCGGCAGCTGCTGCAGAATGTGCGCGAGGTGCTGCAGCCGCACCTTTACCACAGGCTGGGCCGCGGGGAGCTGGGCCTGCGCGCCATCGGGGAGCTGGCCCGGGCAATGCTGGGTCTGCTGAACCCCTTGCGCTCGGACCCCCAACGGCACCTGGAAACCCAGGCTGATGAGGGCCGAGCGGGGAGCCGCAGGTGTCTGGGCGGAGGCTGCGGGGCgcccgaggaggaggaggaggctgctgTGGAGCGGAGGCCAGCAGGGGAAGGCGGGGAGGTCCCAGAAGGTCCTCGGGGTgccaaggaagaggaggaggaggaggaggacgacgaCGACGatgacgacgacgacgacgacgacgatgACAACGAGGACAGGGACGAAGAAGGAGGTCTCCTGGACTCCGGGCTGCGCCTCAAGAAGGTCAGCTTTGCCGAGCGGGGCGCAGGGCGGCGCAGGCCAGGCCCGGGCCCCGACGGCCTCCTGGAGGAGGGGAGCCCCACCATGGTGGAGAAGGGGCTGGAGCCTGGTGTGTTTACGCTGGCCGAGGAAGACGATGAGCCGGAGGGGCTCCCAGGCAGCCCCGGCTCAGAGCTCCCTACTGTCTTGCTCCGCCGGGCGGGCGCCGAGGGCGGCGACCAGGGGCCTGATGGAGACCCAGACACTGGCTCTGGCGAAGATACTGGGAGACAGAAGAGACAGAACAGGTCTTCCTGGATTGACCCGCCAGAGGAGGAGCATTCGCCGCAGCTCAcacaggcagagctggagagctgcaTGAAAAAGTATGAG GACACGTTCCAGGACTACCAGGAGATGTTCGTGCAGTTCGGTTATGTAGTACTCTTCTCATCTGCCTTCCCACTGGCCGCCCTGTGCGCCCTAGTCAACAACCTGATTGAGATCCGAAGCGATGCCTTCAAGCTATGCACCGGCCTGCAGCGGCCCTTCGGTCAGCGCGTGGAGAGCATTGGCCAGTGGCAG AAGGTCATGGAGGCGATGGGCGTGCTGGCTATCGTGGTGAACTGCTACCTCATTGGCCAGTGTGGCCAGCTGCAGCGCCTGTTCCCCTGGCTGAGCCCAGAGGCAGCCATCGTGTCTGTGGTGGTGCTAGAG CATTTGGCTCTATTAGTCAAGTACCTCATCCACGCAGCCATTCCTGACATCCCAGGCTGGGTGGCTGAGGAGATGGCCAAACTCGAGTACCAGCGGCGGGAAGCCTTCAAG ccaaatgtGCCTCCAGTGACCTCAGGCCTGCTGCATTTCCTTCTGTGTTTGGAGAAGGCACTATGCTTCTACATAGCCCACCACAGCCTCAATTTTGGAATGCCCACCTCACCCTTCTGA
- the Ano8 gene encoding anoctamin-8 isoform X1, whose protein sequence is MESRFGSGGDDKRLKCRDGVRRGRAKEAFVSSSWALAQWCHSGLHESEVPRRPGIPQPLTCPVLAMAEAASGAGGSTLEGERGKRPPPEGEPAAPASGVLDKLFGKRLLQAGRYLVSHKAWMKTVPTEDCDVLMTFPDTTDDHTLLWLLNHIRVGIPELIVQVRHHRHTGAYAFFVTATYESLLRGADELGLRKAVKAEFGGGTRSFSCEEDFIYENVESELRFFTSQERQSIIRFWLQNLRAKQGEALHNLRFLEDQPIIPELAARGIIQQVFPVHEQRILNRLMKSWVQAVCENQPLDDICEYFGVKIAMYFAWLGFYTSAMVYPAVFGSVLYTFTETDQTSRDVSCVVFALFNVIWSTLFLEEWKRRGAELAYKWGTLDSPGEAVEEPRPQFRGIRRISPITRAEEFYYPPWKRLLFQLLVSLPLCLACLICVFILMLGCFQLQELVLSVKGLPRLVRFLPKVMLALLVSVSAEGYKKLAVWLNDMENYRLESAYERHLIIKVVLFQFVNSYLSLFYIGFYLKDMDRLKELLLLLSLTQSLERQLRAVLVPLAALRFRLLLLSLRGLLLMARAKMLATLLITRQLLQNVREVLQPHLYHRLGRGELGLRAIGELARAMLGLLNPLRSDPQRHLETQADEGRAGSRRCLGGGCGAPEEEEEAAVERRPAGEGGEVPEGPRGAKEEEEEEEDDDDDDDDDDDDDDNEDRDEEGGLLDSGLRLKKVSFAERGAGRRRPGPGPDGLLEEGSPTMVEKGLEPGVFTLAEEDDEPEGLPGSPGSELPTVLLRRAGAEGGDQGPDGDPDTGSGEDTGRQKRQNRSSWIDPPEEEHSPQLTQAELESCMKKYEDTFQDYQEMFVQFGYVVLFSSAFPLAALCALVNNLIEIRSDAFKLCTGLQRPFGQRVESIGQWQKVMEAMGVLAIVVNCYLIGQCGQLQRLFPWLSPEAAIVSVVVLEHLALLVKYLIHAAIPDIPGWVAEEMAKLEYQRREAFKRHERQAQQRFQQQQRRRREEEERQRHAEQQARRERDAGGREEARAEVPGPEPAAERGAAKAKGGERPRRPGVLLPPGPVLRLKQIIPLQARPPAPAGCAPPPRSPADTRLPAFLSLRFLKAPERGPSPPRAGKLFAFAAREPAANGAPGGGARAHRSAGDESAAAEPEPRPDDAGPVSPPAGCWRWDAPWGCGDHPPRAPGPADGPAQPACWPAARH, encoded by the exons ATGGAATCGAGGTTTGGCTCGGGCGGGGACGACAAGCGATTGAAGTGCAGAGACGGCGTGCGGCGCGGGCGGGCGAAAGAGGCCTTTGTCTCCTCCTCCTGGGCGCTCGCTCAGTGGTGCCACTCCGGTCTCCATGAGTCAGAGGTTCCCCGGCGCCCGGGCATCCCTCAGCCCCTGACCTGCCCTGTTCTCGCCATGGCCGAGGCGGCCTCGGGCGCCGGGGGCTCGACCCTGGAGGGTGAGCGGGGCAAGAGGCCCCCGCCCGAGGGCGAGCCTGCGGCGCCTGCGTCTGGAGTGCTGG ATAAACTATTTGGGAAGAGGCTCCTGCAGGCTGGCCGCTACCTGGTGTCTCACAAGGCCTGGATGAAGACGGTGCCCACTGAGGACTGTGATGTGCTCATGACCTTTCCAG ACACCACTGATGACCACACACTGCTGTGGCTGCTGAACCACATCCGTGTGGGCATTCCTGAGCTGATTGTGCAAGTTCGCCACCACCGTCACACGGGCGCCTATGCTTTCTTCGTCACTGCCACCTATGAGAG CCTACTCCGGGGGGCGGACGAGCTGGGTCTGCGCAAGGCCGTGAAGGCCGAGTTCGGTGGGGGTACCCGCAGCTTCTCCTGTGAAGAGGACTTCATCTATGAGAACGTGGAGAGCGAGCTGCGTTTCTTCACCTCGCAG GAGCGACAGAGCATCATCCGCTTCTGGTTACAGAACCTACGGGCCAAGCAGGGGGAGGCTCTACACAACTTGCGCTTTTTGGAGGACCAGCCAATCA TTCCAGAGCTGGCTGCCCGAGGCATCATACAACAGGTGTTTCCGGTTCATGAGCAGCGTATTCTGAACCGTctcatgaagtcctgggttcaggcCGTGTGTGAAAACCAGCCTTTAG ATGACATCTGTGAGTACTTTGGAGTGAAGATTGCCATGTACTTTGCCTGGCTGGGCTTCTACACATCTGCAATGGTTTACCCTGCTGTCTTTGGCTCTGTTCTGTATACATTCACTGAAACTGATCAG ACGAGCCGGGATGTTTCCTGTGTGGTCTTCGCTCTCTTCAATGTGATCTGGTCAACACTGTTCTTGGAGGAGTGGAAACGGAGGGGGGCAGAGCTGGCCTACAAGTGGGGGACACTAGACTCACCTGGGGAAGCTGTGGAAGAGCCTCGACCCCAGTTCAGG GGCATTCGGCGTATCAGCCCCATAACTCGAGCCGAGGAGTTCTACTACCCGCCCTGGAAGCGATTGCTCTTCCAGCTGCTCGTCAGcttgccactgtgcctggcctgtCTCATCTGCGTCTTTATACTGATGCTCGGCTGCTTCCAGCTGCAG gagctggtCCTGAGCGTGAAGGGGCTGCCACGCCTGGTCCGCTTCCTGCCCAAGGTCATGCTGGCCCTGCTGGTCAGTGTGAGCGCTGAGGGCTACAAGAAGCTAGCTGTGTGGCTCAACGACATGG AGAATTACCGGCTAGAGAGCGCCTACGAGAGGCACCTTATCATCAAAGTCGTCCTG TTCCAGTTTGTCAACTCGTACTTGAGTCTGTTCTACATCGGCTTCTACCTCAAAGACATGGACCGCCTGAAAGAG CTGCTGCTACTCCTGTCCCTGACCCAGAGCCTCGAGCGGCAGTTGCGGGCGGTGCTGGTCCCGCTCGCGGCCCTGCGGTTCCGCCTGCTCCTCCTGTCCCTCCGGGGTCTCCTGCTCATGGCCCGGGCCAAA ATGCTGGCCACTCTGCTCATCACCCGGCAGCTGCTGCAGAATGTGCGCGAGGTGCTGCAGCCGCACCTTTACCACAGGCTGGGCCGCGGGGAGCTGGGCCTGCGCGCCATCGGGGAGCTGGCCCGGGCAATGCTGGGTCTGCTGAACCCCTTGCGCTCGGACCCCCAACGGCACCTGGAAACCCAGGCTGATGAGGGCCGAGCGGGGAGCCGCAGGTGTCTGGGCGGAGGCTGCGGGGCgcccgaggaggaggaggaggctgctgTGGAGCGGAGGCCAGCAGGGGAAGGCGGGGAGGTCCCAGAAGGTCCTCGGGGTgccaaggaagaggaggaggaggaggaggacgacgaCGACGatgacgacgacgacgacgacgacgatgACAACGAGGACAGGGACGAAGAAGGAGGTCTCCTGGACTCCGGGCTGCGCCTCAAGAAGGTCAGCTTTGCCGAGCGGGGCGCAGGGCGGCGCAGGCCAGGCCCGGGCCCCGACGGCCTCCTGGAGGAGGGGAGCCCCACCATGGTGGAGAAGGGGCTGGAGCCTGGTGTGTTTACGCTGGCCGAGGAAGACGATGAGCCGGAGGGGCTCCCAGGCAGCCCCGGCTCAGAGCTCCCTACTGTCTTGCTCCGCCGGGCGGGCGCCGAGGGCGGCGACCAGGGGCCTGATGGAGACCCAGACACTGGCTCTGGCGAAGATACTGGGAGACAGAAGAGACAGAACAGGTCTTCCTGGATTGACCCGCCAGAGGAGGAGCATTCGCCGCAGCTCAcacaggcagagctggagagctgcaTGAAAAAGTATGAG GACACGTTCCAGGACTACCAGGAGATGTTCGTGCAGTTCGGTTATGTAGTACTCTTCTCATCTGCCTTCCCACTGGCCGCCCTGTGCGCCCTAGTCAACAACCTGATTGAGATCCGAAGCGATGCCTTCAAGCTATGCACCGGCCTGCAGCGGCCCTTCGGTCAGCGCGTGGAGAGCATTGGCCAGTGGCAG AAGGTCATGGAGGCGATGGGCGTGCTGGCTATCGTGGTGAACTGCTACCTCATTGGCCAGTGTGGCCAGCTGCAGCGCCTGTTCCCCTGGCTGAGCCCAGAGGCAGCCATCGTGTCTGTGGTGGTGCTAGAG CATTTGGCTCTATTAGTCAAGTACCTCATCCACGCAGCCATTCCTGACATCCCAGGCTGGGTGGCTGAGGAGATGGCCAAACTCGAGTACCAGCGGCGGGAAGCCTTCAAG CGGCACGAGCGGCAGGCGCAGCAGCGcttccagcagcagcagcggcgccgccgggaggaggaggagcggcAGCGGCACGCGGAGCAGCAGGCGCGGCGGGAGCGCGACGCGGGCGGCCGCGAGGAGGCGCGCGCGGAGGTCCCGGGCCCCGAGCCCGCGGCGGAGCGCGGCGCGGCCAAGGCCAAGGGCGGCGAGCGGCCCCGACGGCCCGGAGTGCTGCTGCCGCCCGGCCCGGTACTGCGCTTGAAGCAGATCATCCCGCTGCAGGCCCGGCCGCCCGCGCCCGCCGGGTGCGCGCCCCCGCCGCGCTCTCCCGCCGACACGCGCCTGCCCGCCTTCCTCAGCCTGCGCTTCCTCAAGGCGCCGGAGCGCGGCCCGTCCCCGCCGAGGGCCGGGAAGCTGTTCGCCTTCGCGGCGCGGGAGCCCGCGGCCAACGGGGCCCCCGGGGGCGGCGCACGCGCGCACAGGAGCGCCGGGGACGAGTCCGCGGCCGCCGAGCCGGAGCCACGGCCAGATGACGCAG GGCCCGTCTCGCCGCCCGCCGGCTGCTGGCGCTGGGACGCTCCCTGGGGCTGCGGCGACCACCCGCCCCGTGCCCCCGGCCCCGCGGACGGCCCCGCGCAGCCCGCCTGCTGGCCCGCAGCCCGCCACTAG